One part of the Cyclobacteriaceae bacterium genome encodes these proteins:
- a CDS encoding cytochrome c oxidase subunit 3 — protein sequence MSAEIKELKIVEEAKKPLSMNPKKFALWLFMMSVIMLFGAWTSAYLVKRADAGWAEIILPSQFWVNSVIVVLSSITMIWAYFAAKRDNIDQLKIALLLTAILGSAFLAGQYLAYGEMVALKQHLTGSNVSHSFLWILPGVHGLHIVSGLVFIVIVLVNTYKFKVHSKGLDQLEMCATYWHFLGGLWLYLFIFLILNP from the coding sequence ATGAGTGCTGAAATTAAAGAATTGAAAATTGTTGAAGAGGCGAAGAAGCCCCTTTCCATGAACCCAAAGAAGTTTGCCCTTTGGTTGTTCATGATGAGTGTGATAATGCTTTTCGGTGCATGGACCAGTGCATACCTGGTGAAACGCGCTGATGCCGGATGGGCTGAAATCATCCTGCCCTCACAATTTTGGGTGAACTCGGTTATTGTCGTGCTAAGCAGCATAACCATGATTTGGGCATATTTTGCGGCAAAACGCGATAATATCGATCAACTAAAAATTGCTTTGCTACTTACTGCGATTTTAGGGTCGGCATTTTTAGCCGGTCAATACCTGGCGTATGGTGAAATGGTGGCATTAAAGCAACACTTAACCGGAAGCAACGTCTCCCATTCATTTTTGTGGATATTACCGGGCGTACACGGCCTGCACATCGTAAGTGGGCTGGTTTTTATCGTGATTGTGCTGGTAAATACCTACAAGTTTAAAGTGCATTCAAAAGGCCTGGATCAACTCGAAATGTGTGCCACCTACTGGCATTTTTTGGGTGGACTTTGGCTATATTTGTTCATATTCTTAATATTGAATCCGTAA
- the cyoE gene encoding heme o synthase, with protein MVTGQLDTLTGITWAMAKAKAYWELLKFRLSLLVAFSCAFGFTLASPFVNWTTLSMLFIGGFLLSGSSIAINQVIEKDLDKLMTRTMHRPLPTGRLSVQEALVFSALCFVLSVFILIKFTNPLTVSLSVLSMLLYSFVYTPLKRVGSIAVFVGAIPGALPPLLGWVAATDFISHEALIIFSIQFIWQFPHFWAIAWLADDDYKKAGFKLLPFGGRKDFNTAVQIMIYTLFLLPLGLLPAKFGITGIDSAIVVTVCGVLFLAQTFSLMKNGNRTSALRIMFGSFLYLPIVQIAYLLDKVQP; from the coding sequence ATGGTTACAGGACAACTTGATACGCTAACCGGAATTACCTGGGCAATGGCCAAGGCAAAAGCGTATTGGGAACTTCTAAAATTCAGGTTGTCGCTGCTGGTTGCCTTTTCCTGTGCGTTTGGTTTTACCTTGGCATCACCGTTTGTAAACTGGACAACCTTGTCCATGTTGTTCATAGGGGGCTTCTTGTTGTCGGGTTCGTCCATTGCCATTAACCAGGTAATTGAAAAGGATCTTGACAAATTAATGACCCGAACCATGCACCGCCCGCTACCGACCGGAAGGCTTTCTGTTCAGGAGGCATTGGTATTTTCAGCGTTATGTTTTGTGTTGAGCGTCTTCATCCTTATAAAATTTACAAATCCACTTACGGTTAGCCTTTCGGTGTTATCTATGCTGTTATATAGCTTTGTTTACACCCCGCTTAAGCGAGTAGGGTCGATAGCCGTGTTTGTAGGTGCTATTCCGGGGGCTCTACCACCCTTGCTGGGTTGGGTAGCAGCAACAGATTTTATATCGCATGAAGCATTGATAATTTTTTCAATACAGTTTATCTGGCAGTTTCCACATTTCTGGGCCATAGCGTGGTTGGCTGATGATGACTATAAAAAAGCAGGATTTAAGTTATTGCCATTTGGTGGCCGCAAGGATTTTAACACCGCGGTGCAGATTATGATTTATACATTATTCCTGCTTCCACTTGGCTTGCTTCCCGCGAAATTCGGAATAACCGGTATTGATTCAGCTATTGTTGTAACCGTTTGCGGTGTGCTGTTTCTGGCACAAACATTTTCGCTAATGAAAAATGGTAACCGTACAAGTGCACTGCGCATTATGTTCGGGTCATTTTTGTATTTGCCCATTGTGCAAATAGCTTATTTACTCGATAAAGTTCAACCCTAA
- a CDS encoding COX15/CtaA family protein, whose translation MSINRSFYRLTLTTLVAAYLLILVGGVVRSTGSGMGCPDWPKCFGQWVPPTSVEQLPENYKEIYSANRHEKNIRFAKYLSAFGFTKTADQLLTDESIREEADFNPVKTWIEYINRLIGVVIGLLIFAVFVYSLRFWNTHRIRTILAFTTFVLVGFQGWIGSIVVSTNLTPWTITVHMFLALIIVALLIFLANQSKVSFRQQLIIPGMAPWIILCLAIVLVQILLGTQVREALDQVASRIADRNAWIEALGGSFLIHRSFSWVVMLAHVGLFWKLKKSGMEQRFILTLFLLILGTLLTGIGMAYLAVPPFLQPVHLLLATVTFGFQFLLALQVNTATKPVLS comes from the coding sequence ATGTCAATCAATCGTTCATTTTACCGGCTTACGCTCACAACACTGGTTGCTGCTTACCTGCTTATATTGGTGGGGGGCGTTGTTCGCAGTACGGGGTCGGGTATGGGCTGTCCGGATTGGCCAAAATGTTTTGGGCAGTGGGTTCCGCCTACATCGGTTGAGCAGCTTCCGGAAAATTATAAAGAAATTTATTCCGCTAATCGGCACGAAAAAAATATCCGGTTTGCAAAATATCTAAGTGCTTTTGGATTTACTAAGACGGCTGATCAGCTCCTGACGGATGAGTCGATTCGGGAGGAGGCCGATTTTAATCCTGTTAAAACATGGATTGAATACATTAACCGCTTAATTGGGGTTGTTATCGGTTTATTGATATTTGCCGTGTTTGTTTATTCCCTTAGGTTTTGGAATACTCATCGTATCAGGACCATTCTTGCTTTTACTACCTTCGTTTTGGTGGGGTTTCAAGGATGGATTGGCTCCATCGTAGTGTCAACTAACCTCACGCCATGGACCATCACTGTGCATATGTTTTTGGCGTTGATTATTGTGGCGCTTTTAATTTTTCTGGCTAACCAGTCAAAGGTTTCATTCCGGCAACAACTTATTATACCCGGGATGGCACCATGGATTATTTTGTGCCTGGCCATTGTGCTGGTTCAAATATTATTGGGAACGCAGGTACGTGAAGCCTTGGACCAGGTTGCCAGCCGTATTGCCGACCGCAATGCATGGATCGAGGCATTGGGGGGAAGTTTTCTTATCCACCGTTCATTTTCGTGGGTTGTGATGCTGGCGCATGTAGGTTTATTCTGGAAATTAAAGAAAAGTGGGATGGAACAGCGTTTCATCCTGACCCTATTCCTTTTAATTTTGGGGACACTTTTAACCGGCATTGGAATGGCCTATTTAGCGGTGCCTCCGTTCCTGCAACCGGTTCATTTGTTGCTGGCCACAGTAACTTTTGGTTTTCAGTTTTTGTTGGCACTGCAAGTAAACACTGCAACAAAACCTGTGTTATCCTAA
- a CDS encoding cbb3-type cytochrome c oxidase subunit I, with product MATTYTDTNIHVHHHDDHEHDHHEGNFWTNYIFSQDHKVIAKQFLITGIFWALFGGALSVIFRLQLGFPDMNLEWLRPLLGGWITPEGKIDPEFYLALVTMHGTIMVFFVLTAGLSGTFSNFLIPLQIGARDMASGFMNMLSYWFFFLSSVVMLSSFFIETGPAGGGWTVYPPLSALPQAIQGSGLGMTLWLVAMALFIVSTLLGGINYITTVINMRTRGMSFTRMPLTIWAFFFTAIIGLLSFPVLFAAALLLIFDRSFGTSFFLSDIYIGGEALSNVGGSPILFQHLFWFLGHPEVYIVLLPALGITSEIIATNSRKPIFGYKAMIGSMLFIAILSFIVWAHHMFVTGMNPFLGSIFMLLTLIIAVPSAVKIFNYVTTLWKGNIRFTSAMLFSIGLVSFFLTGGITGIFLGNSAIDIQLHDTYFVVAHFHLVMGSASFFGMLAGIYHWFPKMFGRMMNEKLGYIHFWLTFVGVYMVFFPMHYIGIAGFPRRYYSWTNFDTFNGFTDLNTLVSVAAILTLSAQLIFLFNFFYSIFRGRKASANPWKSTTLEWTTPRNPGHGNWPGEIPAVYRWPYDYSKPGAKDDFIPQTIPYSETPESNLPHENELIKLETSNGEGAIVVEGSKH from the coding sequence ATGGCAACAACATATACAGACACTAACATTCACGTTCACCACCACGATGATCACGAACACGACCATCATGAAGGTAACTTTTGGACAAATTATATTTTCAGCCAGGATCACAAGGTAATTGCGAAGCAATTTCTGATTACAGGTATCTTCTGGGCGCTGTTTGGCGGGGCATTGTCGGTAATTTTCCGCTTGCAATTAGGCTTCCCTGATATGAACCTGGAGTGGCTTCGCCCGTTATTAGGTGGATGGATTACACCGGAAGGAAAAATCGATCCGGAATTTTACCTGGCCTTAGTTACCATGCATGGTACCATCATGGTATTCTTTGTGCTCACGGCCGGATTGAGCGGTACGTTTTCCAACTTCCTTATTCCATTACAAATAGGGGCGCGCGATATGGCCTCCGGTTTCATGAACATGCTTTCCTACTGGTTCTTCTTTTTGTCCAGTGTGGTCATGTTAAGTTCTTTCTTTATTGAAACAGGACCTGCCGGTGGAGGATGGACAGTTTATCCCCCTTTAAGTGCATTGCCACAGGCTATTCAGGGGTCAGGTTTAGGTATGACCCTTTGGTTAGTAGCCATGGCCCTGTTTATTGTGAGTACGTTGTTGGGGGGTATCAATTACATCACTACGGTTATTAACATGCGTACACGGGGTATGTCGTTTACGCGTATGCCATTAACTATATGGGCCTTCTTCTTTACAGCCATTATAGGTTTATTGTCGTTCCCTGTTTTATTTGCGGCTGCCTTGTTGTTGATCTTCGACCGCAGCTTCGGCACTAGCTTCTTTTTATCCGATATTTATATCGGTGGTGAGGCATTATCCAATGTAGGTGGAAGCCCTATCTTGTTCCAGCACTTATTCTGGTTTTTGGGTCACCCTGAGGTATACATTGTGTTGCTTCCAGCGTTAGGTATTACATCGGAGATTATTGCCACCAATTCGCGTAAACCAATCTTTGGGTACAAGGCCATGATCGGTTCCATGCTTTTCATTGCCATCTTATCGTTTATTGTGTGGGCACACCATATGTTCGTAACGGGTATGAATCCATTCCTGGGATCAATCTTTATGTTACTTACTTTGATTATCGCAGTGCCCTCAGCTGTAAAGATTTTCAATTATGTAACAACGTTGTGGAAGGGAAATATTCGGTTTACTTCTGCCATGCTGTTTTCTATTGGGTTGGTATCGTTTTTCTTAACAGGCGGTATCACTGGTATTTTCTTAGGTAATTCGGCAATCGACATTCAGTTACACGATACTTATTTTGTGGTTGCTCACTTCCACCTGGTAATGGGTAGTGCATCGTTTTTTGGAATGTTGGCCGGTATTTATCACTGGTTCCCGAAGATGTTCGGTCGCATGATGAACGAAAAACTTGGGTACATCCATTTTTGGTTAACCTTCGTAGGGGTTTACATGGTATTCTTTCCGATGCATTACATAGGCATTGCCGGCTTCCCAAGGCGTTATTATTCATGGACGAATTTTGATACATTCAATGGCTTTACCGATTTGAACACCTTAGTTAGCGTTGCCGCCATCCTGACGTTGTCGGCCCAGTTGATTTTCTTGTTCAACTTTTTCTACAGCATTTTCCGCGGAAGGAAAGCATCAGCTAACCCATGGAAATCCACAACGCTTGAATGGACCACACCGCGTAATCCCGGCCATGGTAACTGGCCTGGCGAAATACCCGCTGTTTACCGTTGGCCATACGATTATAGCAAACCGGGTGCGAAGGATGACTTTATTCCGCAGACCATTCCTTACTCAGAGACCCCTGAATCTAATCTGCCTCATGAAAATGAGTTGATTAAGCTGGAGACTTCAAACGGAGAAGGTGCTATTGTAGTGGAAGGCAGCAAACACTGA
- a CDS encoding cytochrome c oxidase subunit II: MTSLIVILGVALVLVILYLIFRISNLVTVAKAKTSDDEVDSSNGIHALLFILFMVFGLTGFFWYSYTHFDSYTLPIASEHGAWTDTLFWITMGVTVVAFTIISIIKFIFLYQYQHKEGRTAKFYPDNHYLELAWTIIPALVLALLVFTGLRAWNDITSPASESAEVVEVIAQQFAWTARYPGKDNVLGDYHYQKIDAINEFGLDLSDNKTFDDFKSLELHIPKGKEVLLKIRAKDVLHSVFLPHFRVKMDAVPGMPTQFKFVATKTTAEMRDELDNPEFNYELACTEICGKGHFSMKMSVVVDTPEDFEKWKAEQEAWLKQNPDYLKNVPAGLRESAMLKAGIPVETGVTYLEGVKAAGVGSN, translated from the coding sequence ATGACGAGTTTGATTGTAATTCTGGGAGTAGCGCTTGTTCTGGTGATCCTTTACCTGATCTTCAGGATCAGTAATTTAGTAACGGTTGCGAAAGCCAAAACCAGCGATGATGAAGTGGACAGCAGTAATGGCATTCATGCTTTGTTGTTTATCTTATTTATGGTGTTTGGCTTAACCGGATTTTTCTGGTATTCCTATACGCATTTCGATTCCTATACGTTGCCTATTGCTTCTGAGCACGGTGCATGGACAGACACCTTATTCTGGATAACCATGGGTGTTACCGTTGTAGCCTTTACGATCATCAGTATTATCAAGTTTATATTTCTGTATCAATACCAGCATAAGGAAGGCCGCACGGCAAAATTCTACCCTGACAATCATTACCTGGAGTTGGCCTGGACCATCATACCGGCCCTCGTATTGGCGCTTCTTGTATTCACAGGACTTCGTGCATGGAACGACATCACCTCGCCAGCCTCTGAAAGTGCCGAGGTTGTGGAAGTTATTGCGCAGCAATTTGCATGGACAGCCCGTTACCCAGGAAAAGACAATGTGCTGGGCGATTATCATTATCAAAAAATCGATGCTATCAATGAATTCGGTTTAGACCTGTCAGACAATAAGACCTTTGATGATTTTAAATCACTTGAACTGCACATCCCCAAGGGGAAGGAAGTATTATTGAAAATACGGGCAAAGGATGTTCTGCACAGCGTATTCCTGCCTCACTTCCGTGTTAAAATGGATGCTGTGCCCGGCATGCCAACCCAATTCAAGTTTGTAGCTACCAAAACAACCGCAGAAATGCGCGATGAGTTAGATAATCCTGAGTTCAATTACGAATTGGCTTGTACGGAAATTTGCGGAAAGGGACACTTCTCCATGAAAATGAGCGTGGTGGTTGATACCCCTGAAGATTTTGAGAAATGGAAAGCTGAGCAAGAGGCATGGCTGAAGCAGAATCCGGACTACCTAAAGAATGTTCCGGCAGGCTTACGTGAATCAGCAATGTTGAAAGCGGGGATACCGGTAGAAACAGGTGTTACTTATTTGGAAGGTGTTAAGGCAGCAGGTGTAGGATCTAACTAA
- a CDS encoding quinol:cytochrome C oxidoreductase: protein MGHSAIVEEKFIFTPEAKKKIFILLGVGLFLFVVGLWLATKTDHHDHAVGHSHVAAQQMVASIDTAAASEAHAAEGHHETATWLKRLFTTLWMNNIYFVGLGIIGLFFVAIQYAAQAGWSAGVKRIPLAMGHWIPIAFGLTVILWFVTNHDIFHWTHSSLYGEYLDEAKTQPNPDFDHIIDGKAPFFYWPGKAGSFPIFYIARMVIFFGMWYWFFTMIKKNMMAEDLEADSKYWFKNRSISAWFLVFFAVSSSVAAWDWVMSIDTHWFSTMFGWYVFASWWVTALAMITLIVVYLKEAGYLKIVNANHLHDLGKFVFAFSIFWTYIWFSQFLLIYYANIPEETVYFIERLSTSPYSWIFFTNLIMNFVLPFLLLMTRDAKRHLSMLKVVCPIVIVGHWFDFFNMVTPGVMQNEGGLGLLEIGTAFIFLAAFLWITLSSLAKMPLFGKNHPLLEESLHHHI from the coding sequence ATGGGTCATTCAGCAATAGTGGAAGAAAAGTTCATCTTCACCCCGGAAGCCAAAAAGAAGATATTCATTCTTTTGGGAGTAGGATTATTTCTTTTCGTTGTAGGCTTGTGGCTTGCCACAAAAACAGATCATCATGATCACGCAGTGGGTCACAGTCATGTCGCGGCCCAACAGATGGTAGCGAGTATTGATACGGCTGCCGCGAGCGAAGCACATGCTGCCGAGGGACATCATGAGACAGCCACCTGGTTAAAACGCCTGTTCACCACCCTGTGGATGAACAATATTTATTTTGTGGGACTGGGTATTATCGGTTTGTTCTTTGTGGCTATTCAATACGCAGCACAGGCGGGTTGGTCGGCCGGTGTTAAGCGTATCCCGTTGGCCATGGGGCATTGGATTCCTATAGCCTTTGGCTTAACAGTTATACTGTGGTTCGTTACTAACCATGATATTTTCCACTGGACACACAGTTCGTTGTATGGGGAGTATCTTGATGAAGCAAAGACACAACCCAACCCGGATTTCGACCATATTATTGACGGCAAGGCTCCTTTCTTCTATTGGCCTGGCAAAGCCGGAAGTTTCCCGATATTCTATATCGCCCGCATGGTTATTTTCTTTGGTATGTGGTATTGGTTCTTTACCATGATCAAGAAAAACATGATGGCCGAAGACCTGGAAGCCGACAGCAAATATTGGTTCAAGAACAGAAGTATTTCGGCCTGGTTCCTGGTGTTCTTTGCGGTAAGTTCATCTGTGGCTGCATGGGATTGGGTCATGAGCATTGATACGCATTGGTTCAGCACCATGTTCGGTTGGTATGTATTTGCAAGTTGGTGGGTAACCGCATTGGCCATGATTACGCTGATAGTGGTGTACCTGAAAGAAGCAGGTTACCTTAAAATTGTAAATGCCAACCACCTCCATGATCTTGGAAAATTTGTTTTTGCCTTTTCTATATTCTGGACCTACATCTGGTTTAGCCAGTTTCTGTTGATCTACTATGCCAATATTCCTGAAGAAACGGTGTACTTCATTGAACGCCTGAGTACCAGCCCTTACAGCTGGATATTTTTTACAAACTTGATTATGAACTTTGTGTTGCCCTTCCTGTTATTAATGACAAGGGATGCAAAGCGTCATCTTTCAATGTTGAAAGTTGTTTGCCCGATTGTGATTGTTGGACATTGGTTTGATTTTTTCAATATGGTAACGCCAGGGGTTATGCAAAACGAAGGTGGCTTGGGCTTGTTGGAGATTGGCACTGCCTTTATTTTTCTTGCAGCATTTCTTTGGATAACCCTGAGCAGTTTGGCGAAGATGCCGTTATTCGGAAAGAACCATCCGTTGTTAGAAGAGAGTCTCCATCACCACATTTAA
- a CDS encoding cytochrome c, translated as MRQSATLFIGLAAIVLVSCKAGGDNPGLEYAPNMYHSVAYEPYTQITDQSAGSWLTSIEYEDGHAEFYNSNPLNPHRMNMRVPPAHTVSRNKANVLPYRLPKDSLEIAAKIKSPFEGADTPQLLSEGKALYTMYCTHCHGAKGEGDGKVATGVTIDGIERSAYAGVANLKGDAYKNISEGHIFHVITAGKGLMAPHGSQISQEDRWKIARYVKTLQQ; from the coding sequence ATGAGACAATCAGCAACTTTATTCATCGGCCTTGCAGCCATAGTACTTGTTTCTTGTAAAGCGGGTGGCGACAACCCGGGGCTTGAATATGCACCCAATATGTATCATTCCGTAGCGTATGAGCCGTATACTCAAATAACCGATCAAAGTGCCGGCAGTTGGCTTACCTCCATTGAATATGAAGATGGCCATGCTGAGTTCTACAACTCTAATCCATTGAACCCGCATCGCATGAATATGCGTGTGCCGCCTGCGCATACCGTTAGCCGTAACAAAGCCAACGTGTTGCCTTACCGTTTACCAAAGGACAGTTTGGAAATCGCTGCTAAAATTAAAAGTCCTTTTGAGGGTGCAGATACCCCCCAACTTTTGTCCGAAGGAAAAGCACTGTATACAATGTATTGCACCCACTGCCATGGAGCCAAAGGTGAAGGCGATGGAAAAGTTGCCACAGGTGTAACCATTGACGGTATTGAGCGCAGCGCCTATGCCGGAGTAGCCAACCTTAAAGGCGATGCGTACAAGAATATTTCAGAAGGTCATATTTTCCATGTAATAACTGCCGGCAAAGGCCTGATGGCCCCGCACGGCTCACAGATTAGCCAGGAAGATCGCTGGAAAATTGCCCGGTATGTAAAGACTTTGCAACAATAG
- a CDS encoding DUF3341 domain-containing protein, with protein MDADKHFVVGIFNDEDVLLDGIRKVRSNGVKIQEVYSPFPVHGIDEALGYKKSRLPIAAFLFGMTGTSLALLMQIWMLGYDWPMIIGGKNFASLPPFIPVTFELTVLLSALGMVGTFMIVSDMKPYKWPRQFDIRSTEDMHVMAIDLAANGGKSKEELKRLLTESGAVEVNEKSFE; from the coding sequence ATGGATGCAGACAAGCATTTTGTTGTAGGGATTTTTAACGATGAGGATGTGTTGTTGGATGGCATCAGGAAGGTGCGTTCCAACGGAGTAAAAATCCAGGAAGTTTATTCTCCTTTCCCCGTACACGGCATTGATGAAGCACTGGGTTATAAAAAATCGCGCCTTCCCATTGCAGCTTTTTTGTTTGGGATGACCGGCACCAGCCTCGCGTTGCTAATGCAAATCTGGATGTTGGGTTATGATTGGCCTATGATTATCGGTGGTAAAAATTTTGCTTCCCTTCCGCCTTTCATCCCCGTTACCTTTGAACTTACGGTATTGCTTTCAGCCTTAGGCATGGTTGGCACCTTTATGATCGTTAGCGACATGAAGCCTTACAAATGGCCGCGTCAATTTGATATCCGCAGCACCGAAGATATGCACGTAATGGCAATTGATCTGGCAGCCAACGGTGGAAAAAGCAAAGAAGAATTAAAGCGCCTGCTAACCGAAAGTGGTGCTGTTGAAGTGAACGAAAAAAGTTTTGAGTAA
- the nrfD gene encoding polysulfide reductase NrfD, with product MAVTSVIREPLVTGGKTIKDVSHDISRQVEGKPTKLWWMAMAISLALLGLGAYACAMLLWHGIGVWGLNKTVGWAWDITNFVWWVGIGHAGTLISAILLLFRQRWRMSINRAAEAMTIFAVICAASFPGFHMGRLWLGFYWALPLPNTFGSLWVNFNSPLLWDVFAISTYFTVSLVFWYMGLIPDFAVIRDRAVVQGNKIRATVYNALSFGWQGGAKTWMRYESVALILAGLSTPLVLSVHTIVSMDFATSVIPGWHTTIFPPYFVAGAIFSGFAMVLTLLIVTRKVFKLEDYITIYHIELMNIIIIITGSIVGIAYITELFISWYSRVPYEGYAFYNRVVGPYAWSYWAMMTCNVISPQLFWIKKIRTSIVATFVLSIIVNIGMWFERFVIIVTSLHRDYIPSSWTMFYPTWYDVGQYVFTFGIFFTAFFLFAKFFPVINMAEVKSIIKSTSEKK from the coding sequence ATGGCAGTAACTTCAGTGATACGCGAACCCCTGGTAACCGGTGGTAAAACCATAAAAGATGTTTCGCACGACATCAGCCGTCAGGTGGAAGGCAAACCAACCAAACTGTGGTGGATGGCGATGGCTATTTCTTTGGCTTTACTTGGCTTAGGGGCTTACGCCTGTGCGATGCTGTTGTGGCATGGCATTGGGGTGTGGGGACTAAACAAAACAGTAGGTTGGGCGTGGGACATCACCAACTTCGTGTGGTGGGTCGGTATTGGTCACGCGGGTACATTGATTTCAGCTATCCTTTTGTTATTCCGCCAACGTTGGAGGATGTCGATTAACCGCGCGGCAGAAGCGATGACCATTTTTGCTGTCATTTGTGCGGCCAGTTTCCCCGGCTTTCACATGGGTCGCCTATGGTTAGGGTTTTACTGGGCGCTTCCTCTTCCCAACACATTTGGTTCGTTATGGGTTAACTTCAATTCACCCTTGTTATGGGACGTGTTCGCGATCTCAACGTATTTTACCGTTTCGTTGGTATTCTGGTACATGGGTCTAATTCCTGATTTTGCGGTGATCCGCGACCGCGCAGTGGTTCAGGGAAACAAAATCAGGGCTACGGTTTACAATGCCCTTAGCTTTGGCTGGCAGGGTGGTGCCAAAACCTGGATGCGCTACGAGTCTGTAGCGTTAATCCTGGCCGGTCTTTCTACTCCGCTGGTATTGTCGGTTCACACGATTGTGTCCATGGACTTTGCTACTTCGGTTATTCCTGGATGGCACACCACCATCTTCCCGCCTTACTTTGTGGCCGGTGCTATCTTTTCGGGTTTTGCCATGGTACTTACGCTGCTAATCGTTACCCGCAAAGTGTTTAAACTGGAAGATTATATTACCATTTACCACATTGAGTTGATGAATATCATTATCATCATTACCGGTTCGATAGTGGGTATTGCTTACATAACAGAGTTGTTTATTTCGTGGTATTCACGCGTCCCTTACGAAGGTTACGCATTTTATAACCGCGTGGTAGGTCCTTATGCCTGGTCGTACTGGGCGATGATGACCTGCAACGTTATTTCACCGCAACTTTTCTGGATTAAGAAAATCCGTACCAGCATTGTAGCCACGTTTGTACTGTCCATCATCGTGAACATTGGTATGTGGTTCGAGCGTTTTGTGATTATAGTAACGTCCCTTCACCGCGACTATATTCCTTCAAGCTGGACGATGTTCTATCCTACCTGGTATGATGTGGGACAGTATGTATTCACCTTCGGTATATTCTTCACCGCATTCTTCTTATTTGCCAAATTTTTCCCGGTGATCAACATGGCCGAAGTTAAAAGTATTATTAAGTCAACCTCTGAAAAGAAATAA